Proteins encoded in a region of the Corynebacterium breve genome:
- a CDS encoding SDR family NAD(P)-dependent oxidoreductase, with the protein MGIFDNKVALVTGGGSGIGEACVKDLANNGAKVVVADLNLEAAERVANEVKEAGGEAAAFKIDTASAEENKNVVEFAVETFGSLELAVNNAGIGGKQNRVGEMDLEDFDRVIAINLLGVAYGNRFQIEQFLKQDNTNECAIVNMASIHGTVAAPGNSAYTAAKHGVVGLTKNAAAEHGPDGIRINAVGPAYIDTPLLENLPDEFRTALIGKHPIGRLGEADEVAALTTFLLSPQASFITGSYHLVDGGYTAV; encoded by the coding sequence ATGGGTATTTTCGACAATAAGGTTGCACTTGTCACCGGCGGTGGATCCGGAATCGGTGAGGCGTGTGTGAAGGACCTAGCGAACAACGGCGCTAAGGTCGTCGTCGCTGATCTTAACCTTGAAGCTGCGGAGCGCGTCGCTAACGAGGTTAAGGAAGCCGGCGGCGAGGCCGCTGCATTCAAGATTGACACCGCGTCTGCTGAAGAAAACAAGAACGTGGTTGAATTCGCTGTCGAGACCTTTGGCTCGCTGGAGCTCGCAGTCAACAATGCCGGTATCGGTGGTAAGCAGAACCGTGTCGGCGAAATGGACCTTGAAGATTTCGACCGCGTCATCGCAATCAACCTGCTTGGCGTGGCATACGGCAATCGCTTCCAGATCGAGCAGTTTCTCAAGCAGGACAACACCAACGAGTGCGCAATCGTCAACATGGCTTCCATCCACGGCACCGTCGCAGCTCCTGGCAACTCCGCCTACACCGCTGCAAAGCACGGCGTTGTCGGCCTGACCAAAAACGCTGCCGCTGAGCACGGCCCAGACGGAATCCGCATTAACGCGGTAGGCCCTGCATACATTGACACCCCGCTGTTGGAAAATCTCCCTGACGAGTTCCGCACTGCGCTGATCGGCAAGCACCCCATCGGTCGCCTGGGCGAAGCCGATGAGGTCGCTGCCCTGACGACTTTCCTCTTGAGCCCACAAGCTTCCTTTATCACCGGCTCCTACCACTTGGTAGACGGTGGCTACACCGCGGTCTAA
- a CDS encoding ribose-phosphate diphosphokinase, whose product MSGYSTEGQKKIMLFSGRAHPELAEAVAKELGTELTPTTAQDFANGEIFIRFEESVRGADCFVMQSHTQPLNKWIMEQLIMIDALKRGSAKRITAILPFYPYARQDKKHRGREPISARLVADLLSAAGADRIVSVDLHTDQIQGFFDGPVDHMHAMPILTDYIKSKYSMDNLVVVSPDAGRVKVAEKWANTLGDAPMAFVHKTRSTEVANQVVSNRVVGDVEGKNCILLDDMIDTGGTIAGAVRVLKEAGAGDVVIATTHGVFSEPARERLSSCGAEEVITTDTLPQSTEGWDNLTVLSIAPLLAKTIHEIFENGSVTTLFEGQA is encoded by the coding sequence ATGTCCGGATACTCCACTGAGGGCCAAAAGAAAATCATGCTCTTCTCGGGTCGTGCTCATCCTGAGCTCGCCGAGGCTGTGGCTAAGGAGCTTGGCACCGAGCTCACCCCAACCACCGCACAGGACTTTGCCAACGGCGAAATCTTCATCCGATTTGAAGAGTCTGTTCGTGGCGCGGACTGCTTTGTCATGCAGTCCCACACCCAGCCGCTGAACAAGTGGATCATGGAGCAGCTCATCATGATCGATGCTCTCAAGCGTGGCTCGGCAAAGCGTATTACCGCCATCCTGCCGTTCTACCCATACGCTCGCCAGGATAAGAAGCACCGTGGTCGCGAGCCTATTTCCGCCCGCCTCGTCGCAGATCTACTCTCCGCTGCTGGCGCAGATCGCATCGTGAGTGTTGACCTACACACCGACCAGATCCAGGGCTTTTTCGACGGTCCCGTCGATCACATGCACGCGATGCCCATCCTTACCGATTACATCAAGAGCAAGTACTCCATGGACAACCTCGTCGTTGTCTCCCCGGATGCTGGACGCGTTAAGGTTGCCGAGAAGTGGGCCAACACGCTGGGCGATGCTCCGATGGCGTTCGTGCACAAGACGCGCAGCACCGAGGTTGCGAACCAGGTTGTTTCAAACCGCGTTGTCGGCGACGTCGAAGGCAAAAACTGCATCCTTCTGGACGACATGATTGATACCGGCGGCACCATCGCCGGAGCCGTCCGCGTGCTTAAGGAAGCTGGTGCAGGTGACGTCGTCATCGCAACCACTCATGGTGTGTTCTCCGAGCCAGCTCGCGAGCGCCTATCTAGCTGCGGTGCCGAGGAAGTTATCACCACCGACACCTTGCCTCAGTCCACCGAGGGTTGGGATAACCTCACCGTCTTGTCGATTGCCCCGCTGCTAGCGAAGACGATCCACGAGATCTTTGAAAACGGTTCCGTGACCACATTGTTCGAGGGGCAGGCCTAA